The following is a genomic window from Thermus caldifontis.
CACAATCTCCTCCCCTCCCAAGGCCCCCGTCTTGGCGGCGTGGATGGGAAAGTCCTCAGCCACGCTTTGGATCTGCTGGTACACCAGCCCGGGGGGCAGGAGTTCCACCCTTTGCACCCCCAGGGTGTTTTGGGCGGTGACTAGGGTGAGGGCGCTGGTGCCATAGACCCCGAAGCGGAAGAAGGTCTTGAGGTCCGCCTGCACCCCGGCCCCGCCCCCGGAGTCGGAGCCGGCGATGGTGAGGGCTACCCGCATGCCGCCCCCTAACCCACGGGAAGCTCCATGCGGCCCTTTCCCCGGAGGACCGCCTCCACCAGGTTCATGGGGCAGAAGGGGCCGCACATGCTACAGGCCTTGGTCCTGGAGCCCCGCTCCTCCTTGAGGCGGCGGGCCTCCTCGGGAAAGAGGCAGAGGGCGAACTGGCCTTCCCAGTCCAGGCGGTAGCGGGCCGCGGACATGCGGCGGTTTTGCTCCAGGGCCCTGGGGTTCCCCCGGGCCACGTCGGCGGCATGGGCGGCGATCTTGAAGGCGATCACCCCCTCCTTCACGTGCTCCGGGGTGGGGAGGCCCAGGTGCTCCGCCGGCGTGAGGTAGCAGAGCATATCCGCCCCCATCCAGCCTGCCAAGGCCCCGCCGATGGCCCCGGCGATGTGGTCAAAGCCGGCGGCGGTATCCACGGGAAGCATGCCCAGGATGTAGAAGGGGGCATGGCCCGTGAGCTTCTTCTGAATTTGCACGTTGGTGGCCACCTCGTTAAGAGGGATGTGCCCCGGGCCCTCCACCATGGCCTGCACCCCCGCCCGGCGGGCCCTTTCCACCAGTTCCCCGATGGTGAGGAGCTCGGCGATCTGGGCCCGGTCGGTGCTGTCCGCCAGGGACCCGGGCCTGAGGCCATCTCCTAAGGAGAGGGTCATGTCGTAGGTGCGGGCGATGTCCAGGAGGTGGTCAAAGCGGGCGTAGAGGGGGTTTTCCTCCCCCCGGTGGAGCATCCAGGCGGCGAGAAGCCCCCCGCCCCGGCTCACGATCCCCGTGGTGCGGGAGGTGTGGCGGTAGACCTCCAGGTTCTTCAGGGTCACCCCCACGTGCACGGTGATGTAGTCCACCCCTTGCTTCCCGTGCTCCTCAATCACCTGGAAAAGCTCGTCTGCGGACATGTCAAAGAAGCTTTTCCTCCTGGCGGCGCGGAACTCCGCCTCGTAGATGGGCAC
Proteins encoded in this region:
- the thiC gene encoding phosphomethylpyrimidine synthase ThiC, which produces MTQLEAARRGIVTEEMAYVAEREGVSPEVVREGVAAGRIVIPRNPNHRTLKDFKGIGEGLSVKVNANLGTSYDYVNPEEEVEKARVAIQYGADTIMDLSTGGDLKAIRERILEVATVPLGTVPIYEAEFRAARRKSFFDMSADELFQVIEEHGKQGVDYITVHVGVTLKNLEVYRHTSRTTGIVSRGGGLLAAWMLHRGEENPLYARFDHLLDIARTYDMTLSLGDGLRPGSLADSTDRAQIAELLTIGELVERARRAGVQAMVEGPGHIPLNEVATNVQIQKKLTGHAPFYILGMLPVDTAAGFDHIAGAIGGALAGWMGADMLCYLTPAEHLGLPTPEHVKEGVIAFKIAAHAADVARGNPRALEQNRRMSAARYRLDWEGQFALCLFPEEARRLKEERGSRTKACSMCGPFCPMNLVEAVLRGKGRMELPVG